In Candidatus Zixiibacteriota bacterium, the following are encoded in one genomic region:
- a CDS encoding insulinase family protein, which yields MMLKNKMILTVFIALVLIFSSINLSAQEVDNLEFPPLNKLEIPKVDKTTLDNGIRLYLVEDKSLPTFEASVRVNCGSYLEPADKVGLASLCGTVMRTGGTKKWTGDDIDEMLEGIGASVETSIGRLSGNASVRVLSEYTDLGLQVLAEILRRPVFDEDKIELAKVQARTAISRRNDEPFPIAIREYIKLIYGSESPYARHAEYASINSITRDDLLNFHKTYYHPENIQIAIWGDFKKKDVIKKVKKYFGDWQKGNIEVPLPPKVDYRFENTVNYIYKQDLPQTYILMGHIGGLVADEDYPARIVMNSVLGGGFGSRLTDNVRSKEGLAYVAFGRYSANIEYPGIFYAYASTKPQTTVKAIKLMLEQIKSMQTDPPTENEMKLGKDGYLNSFVFNFDSKSEVIGRLMNYDFYSLPEDLIFKQKEGVEKVTDNDVIEAARKNLRPDAIKILVLGDAKDFDLPLTELNMGSINEIDITIPSGETAGELSITPENLAKGKKLIDMAVAAHGGLKNFKKINSVSTKATFTIMTPQGEFPIGIESLDVYPDKNRTVVNMMGREMFDIRNGNKGWKADQAGQLVPKTDEDIKKDIQDIARNTICICRMSDNPTYKAVYDGKDVVGDTRVEFVVLLDKNDERVCRIGFNAENNIIVSKSYWGSSPLGDGTIEETYDNFIETEGIKIPFVTHRKLNGQKIGRIEITKFNINPDIPDNAFEKP from the coding sequence ATGATGCTTAAAAATAAAATGATATTAACGGTATTTATAGCGCTGGTTTTGATATTTAGCTCGATAAATCTAAGCGCCCAGGAAGTTGACAATCTTGAATTTCCTCCATTGAATAAGCTTGAGATTCCCAAAGTAGATAAAACCACCCTCGATAATGGCATCAGGCTTTACTTAGTTGAGGATAAAAGTCTGCCGACATTTGAGGCTTCTGTTAGAGTAAACTGCGGTTCTTATCTCGAACCTGCCGATAAGGTTGGTCTGGCTTCATTATGCGGTACTGTGATGCGTACCGGCGGCACGAAAAAATGGACTGGCGATGATATCGACGAGATGCTTGAGGGAATCGGCGCCAGCGTGGAAACATCCATCGGTCGATTGTCCGGGAATGCCTCAGTGAGAGTATTAAGCGAATACACCGACCTTGGCTTGCAGGTTCTGGCAGAAATCCTGCGCCGTCCGGTATTCGATGAGGACAAAATTGAACTGGCTAAAGTCCAAGCAAGAACTGCAATCTCCCGCCGCAACGATGAGCCGTTTCCAATTGCCATTAGAGAATATATAAAGCTTATCTATGGCTCCGAATCACCTTATGCCCGTCATGCTGAATATGCAAGCATTAACTCTATTACTCGTGATGACTTACTTAATTTCCATAAAACATATTATCACCCTGAAAATATCCAGATAGCGATTTGGGGCGACTTTAAGAAAAAAGATGTAATAAAAAAGGTGAAAAAGTATTTTGGCGACTGGCAGAAAGGCAATATTGAAGTTCCCCTTCCTCCTAAGGTAGATTATAGATTTGAAAACACCGTTAATTATATCTACAAACAGGATTTGCCTCAAACTTACATATTAATGGGACATATCGGCGGACTTGTTGCAGATGAAGACTACCCGGCTCGGATAGTAATGAACAGTGTGCTTGGCGGAGGTTTCGGTAGCCGCTTGACAGACAATGTTCGTTCAAAAGAGGGTTTAGCCTATGTGGCTTTTGGCAGATATTCAGCCAATATAGAATATCCCGGCATTTTCTATGCTTATGCTTCCACCAAACCTCAAACGACTGTTAAAGCGATAAAATTAATGTTAGAGCAAATTAAAAGTATGCAGACAGACCCGCCAACCGAAAATGAGATGAAATTGGGCAAGGATGGCTATCTGAATTCATTTGTATTTAATTTTGATTCCAAATCTGAGGTTATTGGCAGGCTGATGAATTACGATTTTTATAGCTTGCCGGAAGATTTAATATTCAAGCAAAAAGAGGGCGTAGAAAAAGTAACCGATAATGATGTAATTGAAGCCGCCCGGAAAAATCTTAGGCCGGATGCGATTAAGATATTGGTTTTGGGAGATGCCAAAGATTTCGATTTGCCTTTAACGGAGCTAAATATGGGTTCGATTAATGAAATCGATATTACAATCCCATCGGGCGAGACCGCCGGCGAGCTTTCAATAACCCCGGAAAACCTGGCAAAAGGAAAAAAATTAATAGATATGGCAGTTGCCGCTCATGGTGGGTTGAAAAATTTCAAGAAAATAAATTCTGTTTCAACAAAGGCAACTTTTACAATTATGACCCCGCAGGGCGAATTCCCGATTGGAATCGAAAGCCTTGATGTTTACCCGGATAAAAATCGAACGGTTGTTAATATGATGGGTCGGGAGATGTTTGATATCAGAAACGGCAATAAAGGCTGGAAAGCCGACCAAGCTGGCCAGCTTGTGCCGAAAACCGATGAGGACATTAAAAAGGATATTCAAGATATAGCGAGAAATACGATATGTATTTGCCGGATGTCGGATAACCCCACTTACAAAGCCGTATATGACGGCAAGGATGTTGTCGGTGATACTCGCGTTGAATTTGTTGTATTGCTTGATAAAAACGATGAAAGAGTTTGCAGGATAGGATTTAATGCCGAGAATAATATTATAGTCTCGAAATCCTATTGGGGCTCGTCGCCATTGGGCGATGGCACTATTGAGGAAACTTATGATAATTTCATAGAGACTGAAGGTATAAAAATCCCGTTTGTAACACACAGAAAACTTAATGGCCAGAAAATCGGCCGGATAGAGATAACGAAATTTAATATCAATCCGGATATACCCGATAACGCTTTTGAAAAGCCATGA
- a CDS encoding insulinase family protein, whose protein sequence is MNKTVNRIIWITICVILTMTTTASSFDFSKVKKKITEYNLDNGLKIIIMERHDAPVVSFVTWANVGGSDDPKGYTGLAHMFEHMAFKGTKYIGSKNIEEELKLIAAEDSIFMELRKERLKGRYADSTRLAILNKAYDTARETSYELVVPNEFSQIVEREGGVGLNAGTSMDFTMYTSSYPSNKVELWMAMESQRFKEPVLREMFKERDVIMEERRMTLESSPFGRLIDEMKAAAFKAHPYGIAIIGHTSDINNYTREAAMAFYKEHYVPSNMVIAVVGDVKTKDIIKLAEKYWGSIPYQSPPEPVTTVEPEQKSERRVYMEDPSQPLLVAGWHIPESTHPDWLAIEALADYFGQGRTSMLHKNLVKEKKIAVQVGVYPGYPASKYPCLFLVYAIPSQNHSNEECEKQILTEIEKLKTELIPLAEVEKIKARAKAELIFNLDSNGGLAAQLAAYQTYSGDWRELFNELDKINAITAEDIQRVAKQYLNRDNCTVGVMNTIEN, encoded by the coding sequence ATGAACAAGACAGTTAACCGGATTATATGGATTACAATCTGTGTTATCCTGACGATGACGACTACTGCATCAAGTTTCGATTTTTCCAAAGTCAAAAAGAAAATTACAGAATACAATCTGGATAATGGTCTGAAGATTATTATCATGGAACGTCATGACGCGCCGGTAGTTTCGTTTGTAACCTGGGCAAATGTTGGCGGCTCGGATGATCCCAAGGGATATACTGGTCTGGCTCATATGTTTGAACATATGGCTTTTAAGGGAACTAAATATATCGGCAGTAAAAATATCGAGGAAGAACTAAAACTGATTGCAGCAGAAGACTCAATATTTATGGAATTGCGCAAAGAACGGCTAAAAGGCCGTTATGCCGACTCGACAAGACTGGCAATATTAAACAAGGCGTATGATACCGCTCGTGAAACCTCCTATGAACTGGTAGTTCCCAATGAATTCAGCCAAATTGTAGAACGCGAAGGAGGTGTTGGTCTGAATGCCGGCACTTCAATGGATTTCACTATGTATACATCAAGCTATCCATCCAATAAAGTTGAACTGTGGATGGCTATGGAATCACAGCGGTTCAAAGAACCGGTGTTGCGGGAGATGTTTAAAGAGCGTGATGTTATTATGGAAGAGCGCAGAATGACGCTTGAATCCAGTCCATTCGGACGATTGATTGATGAAATGAAAGCCGCCGCATTTAAAGCCCATCCCTATGGCATTGCAATTATAGGACATACCAGCGACATCAATAATTACACCCGCGAAGCCGCTATGGCTTTTTATAAGGAGCATTATGTTCCCTCAAATATGGTCATTGCCGTTGTCGGAGATGTTAAAACTAAGGATATAATAAAGCTGGCTGAAAAATACTGGGGCTCGATTCCCTATCAATCTCCTCCGGAACCGGTAACTACTGTGGAACCCGAACAGAAAAGCGAACGGCGGGTCTATATGGAAGACCCCTCTCAGCCATTATTAGTGGCTGGCTGGCATATCCCCGAGTCAACTCATCCTGACTGGCTGGCTATTGAAGCATTGGCTGATTACTTTGGTCAGGGCAGAACATCAATGTTACATAAAAACTTAGTTAAAGAGAAAAAAATTGCGGTTCAGGTTGGCGTGTATCCCGGTTATCCTGCCAGCAAATATCCCTGTTTATTTCTCGTCTATGCTATACCATCGCAAAACCACTCGAATGAAGAGTGCGAGAAACAGATATTGACCGAAATCGAAAAGCTTAAAACTGAATTAATACCTTTGGCAGAAGTTGAAAAAATAAAAGCCAGGGCTAAAGCCGAATTAATCTTTAACCTCGATAGCAATGGGGGATTGGCTGCGCAATTAGCCGCTTATCAGACATACTCTGGTGATTGGCGCGAACTTTTCAATGAATTAGATAAAATAAACGCTATCACTGCTGAGGATATTCAACGGGTAGCTAAACAGTACCTTAACCGTGATAATTGCACGGTTGGTGTTATGAATACTATAGAAAACTAA
- a CDS encoding PilZ domain-containing protein has product MTEKRQFTRRHTFYYSRIFDEDTHELKGRLVDITTDGMKLISDEPIETDRTFQLRMVLPVGIEGKKSISFGAKSKWCKKASNPDLYDSGFQLVSISPANVEVIEHLIQESTFSNASFDEGYAHFE; this is encoded by the coding sequence ATGACAGAAAAAAGACAGTTCACGAGAAGACATACATTTTACTACTCGCGAATATTCGATGAGGATACTCATGAACTTAAAGGACGCTTAGTAGATATTACTACCGATGGCATGAAGCTAATCAGCGATGAACCTATTGAAACGGATAGAACATTTCAGCTAAGGATGGTATTGCCTGTTGGCATAGAAGGGAAGAAATCCATTTCTTTCGGCGCAAAAAGCAAATGGTGCAAAAAAGCGTCTAATCCCGATCTCTATGATTCCGGCTTTCAGCTTGTGAGTATTTCACCGGCTAATGTGGAAGTTATAGAGCATTTGATACAGGAATCCACATTTTCTAATGCCTCATTTGATGAGGGTTATGCGCATTTTGAGTAG
- a CDS encoding HDIG domain-containing protein — protein MPDDVYKLWPELKWIKDDGLRVKTAETWELALQESKLNADDLNEIPFTLLVKDCPVTFMEHKRAVVHIAYTAAKSMQNFFGDNLPIDIDIVISGAILADVGKLLEYDKVDGKAVVSAYGKYVRHPFSGVGLAMKCGVPDKVCHIIATHAGEGDLFKRTTEAYIVHHADFMSFLPFKNL, from the coding sequence ATGCCTGATGATGTTTATAAACTATGGCCGGAATTGAAGTGGATTAAAGATGACGGCCTTCGCGTCAAAACCGCCGAAACATGGGAACTGGCACTGCAGGAAAGCAAGCTGAATGCTGATGACTTAAACGAAATACCTTTCACTTTACTGGTTAAAGATTGCCCGGTAACATTCATGGAACATAAGCGGGCAGTCGTTCACATTGCTTACACAGCGGCAAAATCAATGCAGAATTTCTTTGGCGATAACCTGCCAATCGATATCGATATTGTCATCTCCGGCGCTATTTTAGCTGATGTTGGCAAGCTTTTGGAATATGACAAAGTTGATGGTAAAGCCGTGGTAAGCGCTTATGGCAAATACGTGCGGCATCCCTTTTCAGGCGTTGGCCTGGCTATGAAATGCGGCGTACCGGATAAAGTCTGTCATATCATCGCCACGCATGCCGGCGAGGGCGATTTATTTAAGCGCACAACCGAGGCTTATATTGTGCATCATGCCGACTTTATGAGTTTCTTGCCCTTTAAGAATCTGTAG
- a CDS encoding TatD family hydrolase, whose amino-acid sequence MLIDAHAHLDRYESQLESALNEINRHKIFTISNSMDLHSYSRNLEIARKCRFVLPAFGIHPWHADSYCERLDELEKPTSESIIIGEIGLDYHFIDDETRYPAQWKVFEFFLKKAKERNKLINVRTKEAEQDVLNLLDIYGIEKAIIHWYSGPLDILGDMVDKGYYFTIGVDVLFSDHIKEIARILPSEQLLTETDNPGGYNWLAGKPGMPGILNNVIKEAADIRGASVDNIINVVERNFKRLIADNNKLKEVFEKACK is encoded by the coding sequence ATGCTTATTGATGCCCATGCACATCTCGACAGATACGAGAGTCAGCTCGAATCGGCTCTCAATGAAATAAACCGGCATAAGATATTTACTATCAGCAACTCAATGGATTTGCATTCATACAGCCGCAATCTTGAGATAGCGAGAAAATGTCGCTTTGTCCTACCCGCTTTTGGAATTCATCCCTGGCATGCCGACAGTTACTGTGAACGGCTTGACGAGCTTGAGAAGCCAACGAGTGAAAGCATAATAATTGGAGAAATCGGCCTGGATTATCATTTTATTGACGATGAAACCCGCTATCCGGCGCAATGGAAAGTGTTTGAATTTTTCCTCAAAAAAGCTAAGGAACGAAACAAGCTTATCAATGTTCGTACCAAGGAAGCTGAACAGGACGTATTAAACCTTTTAGATATATATGGAATAGAAAAGGCGATTATTCACTGGTATTCCGGGCCTTTAGATATTCTTGGGGACATGGTGGATAAGGGATATTATTTTACTATCGGCGTTGATGTTCTTTTTTCAGACCATATCAAGGAAATAGCCCGCATACTGCCATCAGAGCAATTGCTGACAGAGACAGATAATCCCGGTGGTTATAACTGGCTGGCAGGTAAGCCGGGTATGCCGGGGATACTCAATAACGTGATAAAGGAAGCTGCTGATATACGGGGAGCATCCGTTGATAATATAATTAATGTTGTGGAAAGAAATTTCAAACGCTTAATAGCTGATAACAATAAACTAAAAGAGGTTTTTGAAAAAGCCTGTAAATAG
- a CDS encoding T9SS type A sorting domain-containing protein: MLGSSSTIYNNIIINNFATNGGGIHCIGSSLSIINSTISRNSASWGGGIFSDASSHIIVANTILWEDTEYCGPEEIYSNCSTTVAIYSNIQGGWPGEGNMDADPLFDDPDNGNFRLLVGSPCIDAGNPNSPFDPDSTRADIGAFYFDQSTSIEETYPLPLQFSLSQNYPNPFNPTTTISFMLTHPQHATLKIYDLLGREIHTLIDEHRQAGQYTAVFDASDLVSGFYFYCLQVDDYTESKSMILLK, encoded by the coding sequence TTGTTAGGTTCATCTTCGACAATATACAACAACATTATAATTAACAATTTTGCTACTAATGGTGGTGGAATCCATTGCATTGGTTCATCTTTATCAATTATCAATAGCACAATAAGCAGAAATAGTGCTTCTTGGGGAGGCGGTATTTTTAGCGATGCCAGTTCTCATATAATTGTTGCTAATACGATACTTTGGGAAGATACTGAGTATTGCGGACCGGAAGAGATTTACTCTAATTGCAGTACAACAGTAGCTATTTATAGCAACATCCAAGGCGGTTGGCCGGGTGAAGGCAACATGGATGCCGACCCGCTATTTGATGATCCCGACAATGGTAACTTTCGTCTTCTTGTCGGTTCACCATGTATAGACGCTGGTAACCCTAATTCTCCGTTTGACCCCGACAGCACCAGAGCGGATATAGGCGCATTCTATTTTGACCAATCAACAAGCATTGAAGAAACCTATCCGCTGCCTTTGCAATTCTCTTTATCCCAAAACTATCCCAATCCTTTTAACCCAACAACCACAATCTCATTCATGTTAACGCATCCGCAGCACGCAACACTCAAAATCTATGACCTGCTTGGCAGGGAAATTCATACGCTTATTGATGAGCATAGACAAGCAGGGCAATATACCGCTGTTTTTGATGCCTCCGATTTAGTTAGTGGTTTCTATTTCTACTGTCTGCAGGTGGACGATTATACCGAATCTAAGAGTATGATACTGTTGAAATAA
- a CDS encoding right-handed parallel beta-helix repeat-containing protein translates to MKGLISLTWTIFVLLTASSLAATIHVPADSASIQAAIDISINGDTVLVADGIYPEHIDFLGKAILVASENGAGSTIIEKAVNSLSIVSFINSEDENSILCGFTVRNSSDRAGITCIGSSPVIENCIVESNINYSTSPNLCGGGILFRDNAAPTIRNNILRNNYGVHGGALSAIDCDESHQALIYSNYIYDNSVSNNGAGFHAFNCSFIFKRNVVYDNDAGLAGGAMRIDARGGIIENNTICGNTAASVAGGIFCEGYSTDTYIRNNIFYGNSHYGFNVLSGSNLHLLYNCFYGNASGPYNNIVPEAGNILVDPLFIDPSLNDYRLTSGSPCMDTGDPSSPLDPDGTPADMGALYFNSLVGFGDIVGVATNKYGILIEGVEVSVVGEVYTDITNEYGEYILADLPTPAVYEISFSHIDYDDTSIADIWVFTDEIIELNMLIPNYETIHVPGDFPTIQAAIDISINGDTVLVADGIYPEHIDFLGKAILVASENGAGSTIIEKAVNSLSIVSFINSEDENSILCGFTVRNSSDRAGITCIGSSPVIENCIVESNINYSTSPNLCGGGILFRDNAAPTIRNNILRNNYGVHGGALSAIDCDESHQALIYSNYIYDNSVSNNGAGFHAFNCSFIFKRNVVYDNDAGLAGGAMRIDARGGIIENNTICGNTAASVAGGIFCEGYSTDTYIRNNIFYGNSHYGFNVLSGSNLHLLYNCFYGNASGPYNNIVPEAGNILVDPLFIDPSLNDYRLTSGSPCMDTGDPSSPLDPDGTPADMGALYFVGYLYLPGDINMANGLWPPQVIGADVTYLVNYFKGLPASQPCLIDGFWCSADANGDCIVMGSDVTRLVGYFKGTADIKYCVNYVPAFPPIPDDPPAGWPNCETPPATGQVIPIGVSK, encoded by the coding sequence ATGAAAGGATTAATTTCATTAACATGGACCATTTTTGTGTTGTTAACGGCTTCTTCATTAGCTGCTACAATTCACGTTCCTGCTGATTCAGCATCAATACAGGCAGCTATCGATATATCTATTAACGGCGACACGGTATTAGTAGCCGATGGGATATATCCGGAACATATCGATTTTCTCGGCAAGGCTATTTTAGTTGCCAGTGAAAATGGAGCCGGCTCAACGATTATCGAAAAAGCGGTTAACAGTCTAAGTATTGTGAGTTTTATCAATAGCGAAGATGAAAACTCAATCTTATGCGGTTTTACTGTGAGAAATTCATCCGACAGAGCTGGAATAACATGCATTGGCTCATCGCCGGTGATTGAGAACTGCATTGTTGAAAGCAACATCAACTACAGTACTTCACCAAATTTGTGCGGCGGAGGAATTCTTTTTAGAGATAATGCCGCTCCAACAATAAGAAATAATATTCTGCGCAATAACTACGGAGTTCATGGCGGCGCTTTGAGCGCGATAGATTGTGATGAGAGCCATCAGGCTTTGATATATTCGAATTATATTTACGATAATTCCGTTTCCAACAACGGCGCAGGTTTCCATGCTTTTAATTGCTCATTTATATTCAAGCGCAATGTTGTTTACGACAACGATGCTGGCTTAGCTGGCGGCGCTATGCGGATAGATGCAAGAGGCGGGATAATCGAGAACAATACGATTTGCGGCAACACGGCAGCTTCGGTTGCCGGCGGTATTTTCTGCGAGGGTTACTCGACTGATACATATATTAGAAATAATATATTCTATGGCAACTCACATTATGGGTTTAATGTACTCAGCGGCAGTAATCTTCATCTTTTATATAATTGTTTTTACGGCAATGCAAGCGGTCCTTACAACAATATTGTTCCGGAAGCGGGAAACATTCTTGTGGATCCGTTATTTATTGATCCATCTCTTAATGATTACCGCCTCACTTCCGGTTCACCTTGTATGGATACAGGCGATCCTTCATCGCCGTTAGACCCGGACGGGACACCTGCCGATATGGGAGCATTGTATTTTAACTCGCTCGTGGGTTTTGGCGATATTGTTGGTGTAGCAACAAATAAATATGGCATTCTTATAGAGGGAGTTGAGGTTAGTGTGGTTGGTGAAGTTTATACTGATATTACTAATGAGTATGGCGAATATATTTTAGCCGATTTACCGACTCCGGCAGTTTATGAAATATCTTTTTCTCATATAGATTACGACGACACATCTATTGCTGATATTTGGGTATTTACAGATGAAATAATTGAACTGAATATGTTAATTCCAAACTATGAAACAATTCATGTCCCAGGGGATTTTCCTACGATACAGGCAGCTATCGATATATCTATTAATGGCGACACGGTATTAGTAGCCGATGGGATATATCCGGAACATATCGATTTTCTCGGCAAGGCTATTTTAGTTGCCAGTGAAAATGGAGCCGGCTCAACGATTATCGAAAAAGCGGTTAACAGTCTAAGTATTGTGAGTTTTATCAATAGCGAAGATGAAAACTCAATCTTATGCGGTTTTACTGTGAGAAATTCATCCGACAGAGCTGGAATAACATGCATTGGCTCATCGCCGGTGATTGAGAACTGCATTGTTGAAAGCAACATCAACTACAGTACTTCACCAAATTTGTGCGGCGGAGGAATTCTTTTTAGAGATAATGCCGCTCCAACAATAAGAAATAATATTCTGCGCAATAACTACGGAGTTCATGGCGGCGCTTTGAGCGCGATAGATTGTGATGAGAGCCATCAGGCTTTGATATATTCGAATTATATTTACGATAATTCCGTTTCCAACAACGGCGCAGGTTTCCATGCTTTTAATTGCTCATTTATATTCAAGCGCAATGTTGTTTACGACAACGATGCTGGCTTAGCTGGCGGCGCTATGCGGATAGATGCAAGAGGCGGGATAATCGAGAACAATACGATTTGCGGCAACACGGCAGCTTCGGTTGCCGGCGGTATTTTCTGCGAGGGTTACTCGACTGATACATATATTAGAAATAATATATTCTATGGCAACTCACATTATGGGTTTAATGTACTCAGCGGCAGTAATCTTCATCTTTTATATAATTGTTTTTACGGCAATGCAAGCGGTCCTTACAACAATATTGTTCCGGAAGCGGGAAACATTCTTGTGGATCCGTTATTTATTGATCCATCTCTTAATGATTACCGCCTCACTTCCGGTTCACCTTGTATGGATACAGGCGATCCTTCATCGCCGTTAGACCCGGACGGGACACCTGCCGATATGGGAGCATTGTATTTTGTTGGCTATTTATACCTGCCAGGCGATATCAACATGGCCAATGGTCTTTGGCCGCCGCAAGTCATTGGCGCGGATGTTACCTATCTGGTAAACTATTTTAAAGGTTTGCCAGCAAGTCAACCTTGTTTAATTGATGGTTTCTGGTGTTCGGCGGATGCGAACGGCGACTGCATAGTGATGGGAAGTGATGTTACGCGGTTGGTTGGCTACTTCAAAGGCACTGCCGATATTAAGTATTGTGTTAATTATGTACCTGCCTTTCCTCCTATTCCCGATGATCCCCCAGCTGGTTGGCCTAATTGCGAAACACCGCCAGCTACAGGGCAAGTTATTCCGATTGGAGTTAGTAAATAG
- a CDS encoding T9SS type A sorting domain-containing protein, producing MNKLKNTLIIMAFGLVSTVFICVNPAQIMAQSLDDSMYVWYGNLNDSPIEGNIDSVIDLYVYIKTTDNAYVANICLPTGFNKSYIDTMFKDSCEIYYPLTEWDEANFYTFNDEFQPGWNSLTFLGFADLGGQPNPWLNLDEPTQVLKLATKSVNDPSLPGNTVEAYGPGLDRFQGPANAGDTAGDAGYTVAESFCLVHFNGSSSVDDAVVKPESFALMQNYPNPFNMETTISYSLPEEAVAVIDIYDVLGQKVETLVNQQQPAGQYRVVWHANDKSSGVYFYKIQAGKHAETKRMVLLK from the coding sequence ATGAATAAATTAAAAAATACATTAATTATTATGGCTTTCGGGCTGGTATCGACAGTGTTCATTTGTGTAAATCCTGCGCAAATTATGGCACAAAGCCTGGATGATTCTATGTATGTTTGGTACGGCAACCTTAATGATTCCCCAATAGAAGGGAATATCGACAGCGTAATCGACCTTTATGTTTATATTAAAACAACCGACAATGCCTATGTTGCCAATATTTGCCTGCCGACAGGATTTAATAAATCTTATATCGATACGATGTTTAAAGATTCCTGTGAGATATATTATCCTCTTACTGAGTGGGATGAGGCTAATTTTTATACATTCAATGATGAATTTCAGCCGGGATGGAACAGCTTAACATTTCTCGGTTTCGCAGACCTTGGCGGTCAGCCAAACCCTTGGCTGAATCTTGATGAGCCGACTCAGGTATTGAAATTAGCTACAAAATCGGTAAATGATCCCTCCTTGCCGGGTAATACAGTGGAGGCCTATGGTCCCGGTTTAGACCGATTCCAGGGACCGGCAAATGCCGGCGATACGGCTGGCGATGCTGGCTATACAGTAGCTGAATCTTTTTGCCTGGTTCATTTTAATGGCAGCAGTTCTGTTGATGATGCTGTTGTTAAACCTGAAAGTTTTGCCTTAATGCAGAATTATCCCAATCCCTTTAATATGGAAACGACAATAAGCTATAGCCTGCCTGAGGAGGCTGTGGCTGTTATAGATATTTATGATGTGCTTGGCCAGAAGGTCGAGACATTGGTTAATCAACAACAGCCGGCAGGTCAATATCGGGTTGTCTGGCATGCCAATGACAAATCATCCGGAGTGTATTTCTATAAGATACAGGCGGGAAAACATGCCGAGACCAAGAGGATGGTTTTATTGAAATAA